From a region of the Paraburkholderia hospita genome:
- a CDS encoding CinA family protein, with product MATDSVVHQLAIRAGNRLRDERLMLATAESCTGGMVATAITDISGSSGWFERGFVTYSNQAKSEMIGVPPDLIEKHGAVSEPVARAMVEGALRNSRAQVALSITGVAGPGGGTETKPVGMVCFGWSNRLHTVVETLVFKGDRERVRVQAATHALRGLLTLLDERER from the coding sequence ATGGCTACCGATTCCGTCGTTCACCAACTCGCCATTCGCGCCGGCAATCGTCTGCGCGACGAGCGGCTGATGCTTGCCACGGCTGAATCCTGCACGGGCGGCATGGTCGCGACGGCCATCACCGATATTTCCGGCAGCAGCGGATGGTTCGAGCGCGGCTTCGTCACGTACTCGAATCAGGCCAAGAGCGAGATGATCGGTGTGCCGCCCGATCTCATCGAAAAGCACGGCGCCGTGTCCGAGCCCGTCGCTCGGGCGATGGTCGAAGGGGCGTTGCGGAATTCCCGCGCGCAGGTTGCGCTGTCAATTACGGGTGTGGCGGGCCCCGGCGGCGGCACCGAGACAAAGCCGGTCGGGATGGTGTGCTTCGGATGGAGCAACCGGCTGCATACCGTCGTCGAGACGCTGGTGTTCAAGGGCGACCGCGAGCGTGTGCGCGTGCAGGCGGCGACGCACGCTTTGCGCGGGCTGTTGACCTTGCTCGACGAGCGGGAGCGCTGA
- a CDS encoding cupin domain-containing protein: MARHIDRDELIRRFDLQPHPEGGFFRETYRSSDSIRREGSADSRSASTAIYYLLCDGAHSAWHRIQSDEVWHFYAGDPLNVYVLEDDGLLTVHRLGNALEHADCVFQAVVASGRWFAAQCDDAASVALVGCTVAPGFEFSEFEIGDVDALVREYPQHRDLVAKLGPAGP; encoded by the coding sequence ATGGCCCGTCATATCGACCGCGATGAACTGATCCGCCGCTTCGATCTCCAGCCGCATCCCGAAGGCGGGTTCTTTCGCGAGACGTACCGCTCGTCCGATTCGATCCGCCGCGAAGGTTCCGCCGATTCCCGCTCCGCCTCCACGGCGATCTACTACCTGCTTTGCGACGGCGCGCACTCCGCGTGGCACCGCATTCAGTCCGATGAAGTCTGGCATTTCTACGCCGGCGATCCGCTCAACGTCTACGTGCTGGAAGACGACGGCTTGCTCACCGTTCATCGTCTGGGTAACGCGCTCGAACATGCCGACTGCGTGTTTCAGGCCGTTGTGGCGTCCGGCCGCTGGTTCGCCGCGCAATGCGACGACGCGGCGAGCGTTGCGCTCGTCGGCTGCACGGTCGCGCCGGGCTTCGAGTTCAGCGAGTTCGAGATTGGGGATGTCGACGCGTTGGTGCGCGAGTATCCGCAGCATCGGGATCTCGTCGCGAAGCTTGGGCCGGCCGGCCCTTGA
- the pyrF gene encoding orotidine-5'-phosphate decarboxylase: protein MSTFIQTLDHAWHTTNSLLCVGLDPEPTRFPGAYANRSDAIFDFCKRIVDATAPYASSFKPQIAYFAAHRAEEQLEQLIAHIHLKHPGLPVILDAKRGDIGSTAEQYAREAFDRYRADAVTVNPYMGFDSIEPYLEHDGKGVIVLCRTSNPGGSDLQFLETEGRPLYQTVARLAAEKWNAKGQLGLVVGATFPKEIEVVRGIVGDMPLLIPGIGAQGGDVEATVRAGRTAAGAGMLINSSRAILYAGKGDDWVEAAAQAAKDTRDRINAFR, encoded by the coding sequence ATGTCCACATTCATCCAGACGCTCGACCACGCATGGCACACGACGAATTCGCTGCTGTGCGTCGGCCTCGATCCCGAGCCGACCAGGTTTCCCGGCGCGTACGCCAACCGTTCTGACGCGATCTTCGATTTCTGCAAGAGGATCGTCGACGCAACAGCGCCTTACGCATCGTCGTTCAAGCCGCAAATTGCCTACTTCGCCGCGCATCGCGCCGAAGAGCAGCTCGAGCAGCTGATCGCGCACATTCACCTGAAGCATCCGGGTCTGCCCGTGATTCTGGACGCGAAGCGCGGCGATATCGGCAGCACGGCCGAGCAGTACGCGCGCGAAGCGTTCGACCGTTATCGCGCCGATGCCGTCACGGTGAATCCGTACATGGGCTTCGATTCGATCGAGCCGTATCTGGAGCACGACGGCAAGGGCGTGATCGTGCTGTGCCGGACGTCGAATCCGGGCGGCTCGGACCTGCAGTTTCTGGAGACGGAAGGCCGTCCGCTGTATCAGACGGTCGCGCGGCTTGCGGCGGAAAAGTGGAACGCGAAGGGCCAGCTGGGGCTGGTGGTCGGCGCGACGTTCCCGAAGGAAATCGAAGTGGTGCGCGGCATTGTCGGCGACATGCCGCTGCTGATTCCAGGTATCGGCGCGCAAGGCGGCGATGTCGAAGCGACGGTCCGGGCGGGCCGCACGGCAGCGGGCGCGGGCATGCTGATCAATTCGTCGCGTGCGATTCTGTACGCGGGCAAGGGCGACGATTGGGTCGAAGCCGCCGCGCAGGCCGCGAAGGATACGCGCGACCGGATCAACGCGTTTCGTTAA
- a CDS encoding aldose 1-epimerase, with protein MTVANSAVPSSPQSRARRARLAATVQPVLAGPSTSAVAVGAGSAADVACVTLANSLLRLDVAPSLGGGITRFDFRNEGTLVPVFRRCRHVDADTDANDLACYSLLPYSNRIGGGQFMLGERAIDVPCNRTGEPLPIHGDGWLADWTIAASDAENLTLTLDRRDGKPYAYRATQTYALDGSTLVITLEVENTGREAMPFGLGVHPFLVRDADTQLSAAAAGLWLSGEDWLPVRHVPVPPAWQFGVAYPLPRSLVNHAFTGWSGHATVVWPKRRLSLTMSSSTEYYILYTPTSKDFFCFEPVDHPINAMNLPGGAADNGMTMLARGQRLARSFSFAVERTGLRAMAGGRAAKRG; from the coding sequence ATGACTGTCGCGAATTCTGCTGTCCCATCTTCTCCACAATCCCGCGCGCGCCGCGCCCGGCTCGCGGCCACCGTGCAGCCGGTGCTGGCCGGGCCGAGTACGTCCGCGGTGGCGGTCGGCGCGGGAAGCGCCGCCGACGTCGCGTGCGTGACGCTCGCCAATTCGCTGCTGCGGCTCGATGTGGCGCCGTCGCTGGGCGGCGGCATTACGCGCTTCGACTTTCGCAACGAGGGCACGCTCGTGCCCGTGTTCCGGCGCTGCCGTCATGTCGATGCGGACACCGACGCGAACGACCTCGCCTGCTATTCACTGCTGCCGTATTCGAACCGGATCGGCGGCGGGCAATTCATGCTCGGCGAGCGCGCGATCGACGTGCCGTGCAACCGCACGGGCGAGCCGCTGCCGATTCACGGCGACGGCTGGCTTGCGGACTGGACCATCGCGGCCTCTGACGCCGAAAACCTCACACTGACGCTCGACCGTCGCGACGGCAAGCCGTACGCGTATCGCGCGACGCAGACTTATGCGCTCGATGGTTCGACGCTTGTCATCACGCTCGAAGTCGAAAACACCGGCCGCGAAGCGATGCCGTTCGGCCTCGGCGTGCATCCATTTCTGGTGCGCGATGCCGACACGCAACTGTCGGCGGCTGCGGCGGGCTTGTGGCTGTCGGGCGAAGACTGGCTGCCCGTGCGCCATGTCCCCGTGCCGCCCGCGTGGCAGTTCGGCGTTGCGTATCCGTTGCCGCGCTCGCTCGTCAATCACGCGTTCACCGGCTGGAGCGGACATGCGACGGTCGTGTGGCCGAAGCGCCGCCTGTCGCTGACGATGTCGTCGAGCACCGAGTACTACATTCTCTACACGCCGACGTCGAAAGACTTTTTCTGCTTCGAACCCGTCGATCATCCGATCAACGCGATGAACCTGCCGGGCGGTGCCGCCGACAACGGCATGACGATGCTCGCGCGCGGCCAGCGGCTTGCGCGCTCGTTCAGCTTCGCGGTCGAGCGTACGGGACTGCGCGCGATGGCGGGTGGGCGCGCGGCGAAGCGCGGGTAG
- a CDS encoding SMP-30/gluconolactonase/LRE family protein translates to MSDTITNVQAALLVDSKCTLGEGATWDARSGLFYWTDIEGARLWRYDPRDGRSTFWRMPERLSTFALCADPHYMLLGLASRLAFFDLATGEVESIVEVEPGMNTRVNDGRCDRQGRFVFGTKDEASPVQAIGGFYRLNHDLSLERLALPSPAISNSIAFSPDGATMYFCDSPTLEIRACDYRADGSVANERLFVKLTDKTGEPDGSTVDSEGGLWNAQWGGRRVVRYDANGVETERVDVPTVQPSCVALGGAQLGTLYVTSARVGLDAQALAGDTRAGGVYVATQGRRGLPEPVFKGSPAAKRGA, encoded by the coding sequence ATGAGCGACACGATCACCAACGTTCAGGCTGCATTGCTGGTCGATTCGAAATGCACGCTGGGCGAAGGCGCAACGTGGGACGCGCGCAGCGGTCTTTTCTACTGGACGGATATTGAAGGTGCGCGGCTCTGGCGTTACGATCCGCGCGATGGCCGCAGCACGTTCTGGCGTATGCCCGAGCGGCTGTCGACTTTCGCGTTGTGCGCCGATCCGCATTACATGCTGTTGGGTCTCGCATCGCGGCTGGCTTTCTTCGACCTTGCAACGGGCGAAGTCGAGTCCATCGTCGAGGTTGAGCCGGGCATGAACACGCGCGTCAATGACGGGCGCTGCGATCGCCAAGGACGCTTCGTATTCGGCACGAAGGATGAAGCGTCGCCGGTGCAGGCGATCGGCGGGTTTTACCGGCTGAATCATGATCTGTCGCTCGAACGTCTGGCATTGCCTTCGCCCGCGATTTCGAACAGTATCGCGTTCAGCCCCGACGGCGCGACGATGTACTTCTGCGATTCGCCGACGCTCGAAATCCGCGCCTGCGATTACCGCGCGGACGGCAGCGTCGCGAACGAGCGGCTGTTCGTGAAGCTGACCGACAAGACGGGCGAGCCTGACGGTTCGACGGTCGATAGCGAAGGCGGCCTGTGGAACGCGCAGTGGGGCGGACGGCGCGTGGTGCGCTACGACGCGAACGGCGTGGAGACGGAACGCGTCGACGTGCCGACCGTGCAGCCCAGTTGTGTCGCGCTGGGTGGCGCGCAACTCGGCACGCTGTATGTGACGAGCGCGCGCGTCGGACTCGATGCGCAGGCGCTGGCGGGCGATACGCGCGCCGGCGGCGTCTATGTCGCGACGCAGGGCCGGCGCGGTTTGCCGGAGCCGGTATTTAAGGGATCGCCTGCAGCGAAGCGCGGCGCGTAA
- a CDS encoding SDR family NAD(P)-dependent oxidoreductase — translation MSSPASANAREEQGVYARYPSLVDRTVLITGGATGIGASFVEHFVAQGARVAFFDIDETAGDALADQLGDSRHKPLFLRVDLTDIDALKKAIADVRAALGPIGVLVNNAANDKRHKIEDVTPESFDAGIAVNIRHQFFAAQAVADDMKAAQRGSIINLGSISWMLKNGGYPVYTLAKSAVQGLTKGLARDLGHFGIRVNALVPGWVMTDKQKRLWLDDAGRLAIKQGQCIDAELLPEDLARMALFLAADDSRMITAQDIIVDGGWA, via the coding sequence ATGTCGTCTCCCGCCAGCGCGAACGCGCGTGAAGAACAGGGCGTCTACGCGCGCTATCCGAGCCTCGTGGATCGCACGGTGCTGATTACGGGTGGCGCGACGGGTATCGGCGCATCGTTCGTCGAGCATTTCGTTGCGCAGGGCGCGCGCGTCGCGTTCTTCGATATCGACGAAACGGCGGGCGACGCGCTCGCCGATCAACTCGGCGATTCGCGTCACAAGCCGCTGTTTCTGCGAGTCGATCTAACCGACATCGACGCGCTGAAGAAGGCGATCGCCGACGTGCGCGCGGCGCTCGGCCCGATCGGCGTGCTGGTGAACAACGCGGCGAACGACAAGCGCCACAAGATCGAAGACGTGACGCCCGAATCGTTCGACGCAGGTATCGCCGTCAATATCCGTCACCAGTTCTTCGCAGCGCAAGCCGTCGCCGACGACATGAAGGCGGCGCAGCGCGGCTCGATCATCAATCTCGGCTCGATCAGCTGGATGCTGAAGAACGGCGGCTATCCTGTGTACACGCTGGCGAAATCGGCGGTGCAGGGACTCACGAAGGGACTCGCGCGCGATCTCGGCCACTTCGGCATTCGCGTGAACGCGCTGGTGCCGGGCTGGGTGATGACGGACAAGCAGAAGCGCCTGTGGCTCGACGACGCCGGGCGTCTCGCGATCAAGCAGGGCCAGTGCATCGACGCCGAGCTGCTGCCCGAAGACCTGGCGCGGATGGCGCTGTTTCTCGCCGCCGACGACAGCCGCATGATTACCGCGCAAGACATCATCGTCGATGGAGGTTGGGCATGA
- the araH gene encoding L-arabinose ABC transporter permease AraH: protein MQARENLAQQAAKSAAEALIPQANDKQKWWQQITEYSLIVIFVVMFITMSLTVDHFFSIENMLGLALSISQIGMVACTMMFCLASRDFDLSIGSTVAFAGVLCAMVLNATGNTFIAIIAAVVAGSVIGFVNGAVIAYLRINALITTLATMEIVRGLGFIVSHGQAVGVSSDTFIALGGLSMFGVSLPIWVTLVCFIVFGVMLNSTVYGRNTLAIGGNPEASRLAGINVERTRVYIFLIQGAVTALAGVILASRITSGQPNAAEGFELNVISACVLGGVSLLGGRATISGVVIGVLIMGTVENVMNLMNIDAFYQYLVRGAILLAAVLLDQLKNRGSRD from the coding sequence ATGCAAGCCAGAGAAAACCTCGCGCAACAGGCCGCCAAGAGCGCCGCTGAAGCGCTGATCCCGCAAGCCAACGACAAGCAGAAGTGGTGGCAGCAGATCACCGAGTACAGCCTGATCGTGATCTTCGTCGTGATGTTCATCACGATGTCGTTGACCGTCGATCACTTCTTCTCGATCGAGAACATGCTCGGCCTCGCGCTGTCGATCTCGCAGATCGGCATGGTCGCGTGCACGATGATGTTCTGTCTCGCGTCGCGTGACTTCGACCTGTCCATCGGCTCGACAGTCGCCTTTGCCGGCGTGTTGTGCGCGATGGTGCTCAACGCGACGGGCAACACGTTCATCGCGATCATCGCCGCCGTTGTCGCGGGTTCGGTGATCGGCTTCGTCAACGGTGCGGTGATCGCGTATCTGCGCATCAACGCGCTGATCACGACGCTCGCGACGATGGAAATCGTGCGCGGCCTCGGTTTCATCGTGTCGCACGGTCAGGCTGTGGGCGTGTCGTCGGATACGTTCATCGCGCTGGGCGGCCTGTCGATGTTCGGCGTGTCGCTGCCCATCTGGGTGACGCTGGTCTGCTTCATCGTGTTCGGCGTGATGCTGAATTCGACGGTGTACGGCCGTAATACGCTCGCGATCGGCGGCAATCCGGAAGCGTCGCGTCTCGCGGGTATCAACGTCGAGCGCACGCGCGTCTACATCTTCCTGATTCAGGGCGCGGTGACGGCGCTGGCGGGTGTGATTCTCGCGTCGCGTATCACGTCGGGTCAGCCGAACGCTGCGGAAGGCTTTGAGCTGAACGTGATTTCGGCGTGCGTGCTGGGCGGCGTGTCGCTGCTCGGCGGCCGCGCGACGATTTCGGGCGTCGTGATCGGCGTGCTGATCATGGGCACCGTCGAAAACGTGATGAACCTGATGAACATCGATGCGTTCTATCAGTACCTGGTGCGCGGGGCGATCCTGCTCGCGGCGGTGCTGCTGGACCAGTTGAAGAATCGCGGTTCGCGTGACTGA
- the araG gene encoding L-arabinose ABC transporter ATP-binding protein AraG, which produces MSATLRFDNIGKVFPGVRALDGISFDVHAGQVHGLMGENGAGKSTLLKILGGEYQPDSGRVMIDGNEVRFASAGASIASGIAVIHQELQYVPDLTVAENLLLGRLPNTVGFVKKTDAKRYVREQLAAMGVDLDPNAKLRKLSIAQRQMVEICKALMRNARVIALDEPTSSLSHRETEVLFKLVRNLRADNRALIYISHRMDEIYQLCDACTIFRDGRKVASHPTLEGVSRDTIVAEMVGREISDIYGYRPRELGEVRFSVKNIEGRPLTEPASFEVRRGEIVGFFGLVGAGRSELMHLIYGDDPKKGGELVLDGKPIKVKSAGEAIRQGIVLCPEDRKEEGIVAIASVAENINISCRRHYLKAGLFLDRKKEAETADRFIKLLKIKTPSRRQKIRFLSGGNQQKAILSRWLAEPDLRVVILDEPTRGIDVGAKHEIYNVIYELAQRGCAIVMISSELPEVLGVSDRILVMRQGRISGELPRSAATEQSVLNLALPKSSTTAQAA; this is translated from the coding sequence GTGTCAGCGACGCTGCGTTTTGACAATATCGGCAAGGTGTTTCCAGGCGTGCGTGCGCTCGACGGCATCTCTTTCGACGTGCACGCCGGCCAGGTGCATGGCCTGATGGGCGAAAACGGCGCAGGGAAATCGACCCTGCTGAAGATTCTCGGCGGTGAATATCAGCCGGATTCCGGCCGCGTGATGATCGACGGCAACGAAGTGCGTTTTGCAAGTGCGGGCGCATCGATTGCTTCGGGCATTGCGGTGATTCACCAGGAACTGCAGTACGTGCCCGATCTGACGGTAGCGGAGAACCTGCTGCTCGGCCGCTTGCCGAACACGGTCGGCTTCGTGAAGAAGACCGATGCCAAGCGCTACGTGCGCGAGCAGCTCGCGGCGATGGGCGTGGATCTCGATCCGAATGCGAAGCTGCGCAAGCTGTCGATCGCGCAACGCCAGATGGTCGAAATCTGCAAGGCGCTGATGCGCAACGCTCGCGTGATCGCGCTCGACGAGCCGACCAGCTCGCTGTCGCACCGCGAAACGGAAGTGCTGTTCAAGCTGGTGCGCAATCTGCGCGCCGACAACCGCGCGCTGATCTACATCTCGCACCGGATGGACGAGATCTATCAGCTGTGCGACGCGTGCACGATTTTCCGCGACGGCCGCAAGGTCGCGTCCCATCCGACGCTTGAAGGCGTGAGCCGCGACACGATCGTGGCCGAAATGGTCGGCCGCGAAATCTCGGACATCTACGGCTACCGGCCGCGTGAACTCGGCGAAGTGCGCTTCTCGGTGAAGAACATCGAAGGCCGCCCGCTGACGGAACCGGCCAGTTTCGAGGTGCGGCGCGGCGAGATCGTCGGCTTCTTCGGGCTGGTGGGCGCGGGCCGCAGCGAACTGATGCACCTGATCTACGGCGACGATCCGAAGAAGGGCGGCGAACTGGTGCTCGACGGCAAGCCGATCAAGGTGAAGAGCGCCGGCGAAGCGATTCGCCAGGGCATCGTGCTGTGCCCGGAAGACCGCAAGGAAGAAGGCATCGTCGCGATTGCTTCAGTAGCGGAGAACATCAATATCAGCTGCCGCCGTCATTATCTGAAGGCGGGGCTGTTTCTCGATCGCAAGAAAGAAGCCGAAACGGCTGACCGCTTCATCAAGCTGCTGAAGATCAAGACGCCGAGCCGCCGCCAGAAAATCCGTTTTCTGTCGGGCGGCAACCAGCAGAAGGCGATTCTGTCGCGCTGGCTGGCCGAGCCGGATCTGCGCGTCGTGATTCTCGACGAGCCGACGCGCGGCATCGACGTCGGCGCGAAGCACGAAATTTATAACGTGATTTACGAGCTGGCCCAGCGCGGCTGCGCGATCGTGATGATTTCGTCGGAACTGCCGGAAGTGCTGGGCGTGTCCGACCGGATTCTCGTGATGCGCCAGGGGCGCATTTCGGGCGAACTGCCGCGCAGCGCCGCCACCGAGCAATCGGTGCTGAACCTCGCGCTGCCGAAGAGCTCGACGACGGCGCAGGCGGCCTGA
- a CDS encoding arabinose ABC transporter substrate-binding protein: MKRRIFLTLAAAATAVLFNAPVAQAADPVKIGFVVKQPEEPWFQDEWKFAEAAAKEKGFTLVKIGAPSGEKVMSAIDNLAAQKAQGFVICTPDVKLGPGIVAKAKADGLKMMTVDDRLVDGAGKPIESVPHMGISAYNIGKQVGEGIAAEIKKRGWDMKDVGAIDVTYEQLPTAHDRTAGATDALIAAGFPKANIIAAPQSKTDTENAFNAANIALTKNPNFKHWVAYGLNDEAVLGAVRAAEGRGFKADNMIGIGIGGSDSALNEFKKPNPTGFFGTVIISPKRHGEETSELMYAWITQGKEPPKLTLTTGMLATRDNVGEVREKMGLASK; this comes from the coding sequence ATGAAACGCAGAATTTTCCTCACGCTGGCAGCAGCGGCGACGGCGGTGCTCTTCAACGCACCCGTCGCGCAAGCCGCCGACCCGGTCAAGATCGGCTTCGTCGTGAAGCAGCCTGAAGAGCCGTGGTTCCAGGACGAGTGGAAGTTCGCCGAAGCCGCTGCCAAGGAAAAGGGCTTCACGCTGGTGAAGATCGGCGCGCCGTCGGGCGAGAAGGTGATGAGCGCAATCGACAACCTCGCTGCGCAAAAGGCACAAGGCTTCGTGATCTGCACGCCGGACGTGAAGCTCGGACCGGGCATCGTCGCGAAGGCGAAGGCTGACGGCCTGAAGATGATGACGGTCGACGACCGACTCGTCGACGGCGCAGGCAAGCCGATCGAATCGGTGCCGCACATGGGCATCTCGGCTTACAACATCGGCAAGCAGGTCGGTGAAGGCATCGCGGCTGAAATCAAGAAGCGCGGCTGGGACATGAAGGACGTCGGCGCGATCGACGTGACCTACGAACAGCTGCCGACGGCGCATGACCGCACGGCTGGCGCAACCGACGCGCTGATCGCTGCCGGTTTCCCGAAGGCCAACATCATCGCCGCGCCGCAATCGAAGACCGATACGGAAAACGCGTTCAACGCAGCGAACATCGCGCTGACGAAGAATCCGAACTTCAAGCACTGGGTCGCCTACGGCCTGAACGACGAAGCCGTGCTCGGCGCCGTGCGCGCAGCGGAAGGCCGCGGCTTCAAGGCCGACAACATGATCGGCATCGGCATCGGCGGCTCGGACTCGGCGTTGAACGAGTTCAAGAAGCCGAACCCGACTGGCTTCTTCGGCACGGTGATCATCAGCCCGAAGCGCCACGGCGAAGAGACGTCGGAACTGATGTACGCGTGGATCACGCAAGGCAAGGAACCGCCGAAGCTCACGCTGACGACGGGCATGCTGGCCACGCGCGACAACGTCGGCGAAGTGCGTGAAAAGATGGGTCTCGCGTCGAAGTAA
- a CDS encoding SDR family oxidoreductase — MKRLQGKVALVTGAGRGIGAAIATAFAREGAAVVLAELDIETAQRTAADIATQTGGKTLAVQTDVTQSASVQRAVSEGESAFGPIDVLVNNAGINVFCDPLTMTDEDWRRCFAVDLDGVWNGCRAVLPGMVERGAGSIVNIASTHSFKIIPGCFPYPVAKHGVIGLTRALGIEYAPRNVRVNAIAPGYIETQLTRDWWDGQTDPAAAKQATLDLQPMKRIGKPEEVAMTAVFLASDEAPFINASCITVDGGRSALYHD; from the coding sequence ATGAAACGGCTGCAAGGCAAGGTCGCGCTGGTGACGGGTGCGGGACGCGGCATCGGCGCGGCGATCGCGACGGCGTTCGCGCGCGAGGGCGCCGCTGTCGTGCTCGCGGAACTCGATATCGAAACCGCGCAGCGCACGGCCGCCGATATTGCCACGCAAACGGGTGGCAAGACGCTCGCCGTGCAGACGGACGTCACGCAATCCGCGTCCGTGCAGCGCGCGGTGAGCGAAGGCGAAAGCGCCTTCGGCCCGATCGACGTGCTGGTGAACAACGCAGGCATCAACGTGTTTTGCGACCCGCTGACGATGACCGACGAAGACTGGCGCCGCTGTTTCGCCGTCGATCTGGACGGCGTGTGGAACGGCTGCCGCGCGGTGCTGCCGGGGATGGTCGAGCGCGGCGCGGGCAGCATCGTGAACATCGCGTCGACACACTCGTTCAAGATCATTCCGGGCTGCTTCCCGTATCCCGTCGCGAAGCACGGCGTGATCGGGCTGACGCGCGCGCTCGGCATCGAATACGCGCCGCGCAACGTGCGCGTGAATGCGATCGCGCCGGGTTACATCGAAACGCAGTTGACGCGCGACTGGTGGGACGGTCAGACCGACCCCGCCGCCGCGAAGCAGGCGACGCTCGATCTGCAGCCGATGAAGCGCATCGGCAAGCCGGAAGAAGTCGCGATGACAGCCGTATTTCTGGCGTCGGATGAAGCGCCGTTCATCAACGCGAGTTGCATCACCGTCGATGGCGGGCGCTCGGCGCTTTACCACGACTAA
- a CDS encoding 2-dehydro-3-deoxy-6-phosphogalactonate aldolase translates to MSLDLNLPAPYQPHAGLMAAFEACPLVAILRGITPADAADHGRALYEAGFRIIEVPLNSPNPFDSIAAIRQALPADAIIGAGTVLRGELVHDVKAAGGELIVMPHSDPEVVTTAKSLAMACSPGVATPTEAFIALKNGADVLKMFPAEQLGCQVVKAWRAVIHKDVPLLPVGGVLPDNMGPFLSAGANGFGLGSALYKPGQPATTTALHAKAFINGLRIARAGVKK, encoded by the coding sequence ATGTCACTCGATCTGAATCTGCCCGCACCGTACCAGCCGCACGCCGGCCTGATGGCCGCGTTCGAAGCATGCCCGCTGGTCGCAATTTTGCGCGGCATCACGCCCGCCGATGCCGCCGATCACGGCCGCGCGCTCTACGAAGCGGGCTTTCGCATCATCGAAGTGCCGCTCAATTCGCCGAACCCGTTCGACAGCATCGCGGCGATCCGCCAGGCGCTGCCTGCCGACGCCATCATCGGCGCGGGCACGGTGCTGCGCGGCGAACTCGTGCACGACGTGAAGGCGGCGGGTGGCGAACTGATCGTGATGCCGCACAGCGACCCCGAAGTCGTGACGACGGCGAAGTCGCTCGCGATGGCATGCTCGCCGGGCGTCGCAACGCCGACGGAAGCCTTTATCGCGCTGAAGAACGGCGCGGACGTGCTGAAGATGTTCCCCGCCGAGCAGCTCGGCTGCCAGGTCGTGAAAGCGTGGCGCGCGGTGATTCACAAGGACGTGCCGCTGCTTCCCGTCGGCGGAGTGTTGCCGGACAACATGGGGCCGTTCCTCTCCGCGGGCGCGAACGGATTCGGCCTCGGCTCGGCGCTGTACAAGCCGGGCCAGCCGGCAACGACGACGGCTTTGCATGCAAAGGCGTTCATCAACGGCCTGCGCATCGCGCGCGCGGGCGTGAAGAAATGA